A stretch of Amycolatopsis balhimycina FH 1894 DNA encodes these proteins:
- a CDS encoding TIGR02677 family protein, whose product MQDFQPFAHLTAPNTALYRSVMGAFVQAKRRFTVHLRPEDVRETLDDVELTSVADALAKLVSWGNLRADPDTSRVTTVEDFHRARFLYQLTERGEAAEQALTAYDEALGRRGALQAVALSDIATQLQALLELSRQAAPDPAKVHLLLRGLVDRFTDLAGNAQAFMGSLQRTIDLHDADIDAFRAYKDRLIDYLERFIRDLVGTGGKIASLIEEIEGPGVGALLDIAAWREAEDAAPGHSDGTDDPRRPEFERVRPLWQERWHGVRAWFVSAPQHPSQAKLLRSQARAAIPQLLQVVAALNERRSGRSDRSADFRSLAKWFAEAPDDAALHRLWRSAFGLSASRHLTIDSDTLQARDENPVPAGTPWAQAPSLEISPRLRKTGSYERRGKPNRVVDRSEQRRYLAELAAREAAETAAARAALVTGRPTRLTDLGELDPAAFRLFLALLGDALAARTPGKRAVGTTTVSNSDGSMAIRLTALENAELAEIKTPHGIFRGPDHLVDIVDLTADDVEEASA is encoded by the coding sequence GTGCAGGATTTCCAGCCGTTCGCGCATCTGACGGCACCGAACACCGCCCTATACCGGAGCGTCATGGGCGCGTTCGTCCAGGCCAAGCGCCGTTTCACCGTGCACCTGCGCCCGGAGGACGTGCGCGAAACCCTGGACGACGTCGAGCTGACCTCGGTCGCCGACGCCCTCGCAAAGCTCGTCAGCTGGGGGAACCTGCGGGCCGACCCCGACACGAGCCGCGTCACCACGGTCGAGGACTTCCACCGCGCCCGATTCCTGTACCAGCTGACCGAGCGTGGCGAGGCCGCCGAGCAGGCACTCACCGCCTACGACGAGGCCCTCGGCAGGCGCGGCGCACTGCAGGCCGTCGCCCTGTCCGACATCGCCACCCAGCTGCAGGCCTTGCTGGAGCTCTCCCGGCAGGCCGCCCCCGATCCGGCGAAAGTACATCTGCTGCTCCGCGGCCTGGTCGACCGCTTCACCGACCTGGCCGGGAACGCACAGGCCTTCATGGGCTCGCTCCAGCGCACCATCGACCTCCACGATGCCGACATCGATGCTTTCCGTGCCTACAAGGACCGGCTCATCGACTACCTCGAACGCTTCATCCGGGACCTGGTCGGCACCGGCGGGAAGATCGCGTCGCTGATCGAGGAGATCGAAGGGCCCGGCGTGGGCGCGCTGCTGGACATCGCCGCTTGGCGGGAAGCGGAAGACGCCGCGCCAGGACACAGTGACGGCACAGACGACCCGCGGCGGCCGGAGTTCGAGCGCGTCCGGCCGCTCTGGCAGGAGCGGTGGCACGGCGTGCGTGCCTGGTTCGTCAGCGCGCCACAGCACCCGAGCCAGGCGAAACTCCTTCGCTCACAGGCGCGCGCGGCGATCCCGCAACTGCTGCAGGTCGTGGCCGCGCTCAACGAACGACGGTCCGGGAGATCCGACCGCTCCGCCGATTTCCGCAGCCTGGCGAAGTGGTTCGCGGAGGCGCCGGACGACGCCGCGCTGCACCGGCTGTGGCGGTCCGCGTTCGGGCTGTCCGCGTCCCGGCACCTGACGATCGACTCGGACACGCTCCAAGCACGGGACGAGAACCCGGTCCCGGCCGGCACGCCCTGGGCGCAGGCACCGTCCCTGGAAATCAGCCCGCGCCTGCGCAAGACCGGCAGCTACGAGCGCCGTGGCAAGCCGAACCGCGTGGTCGACCGCTCCGAACAACGCCGGTACCTCGCCGAGCTGGCCGCCCGCGAAGCCGCCGAAACGGCCGCCGCGCGGGCCGCGCTGGTGACCGGCCGCCCGACCCGGCTGACCGACCTCGGCGAGCTCGACCCGGCCGCGTTCCGGCTGTTCCTGGCCCTGCTCGGGGACGCGCTCGCCGCCCGGACGCCCGGGAAGCGCGCGGTCGGCACGACGACAGTGTCCAACTCGGACGGCAGCATGGCCATCCGGCTGACCGCGCTGGAGAACGCCGAACTCGCGGAGATCAAGACGCCGCACGGGATTTTCCGCGGCCCGGATCACCTGGTCGACATCGTGGATCTCACCGCGGACGACGTCGAGGAGGCGAGTGCGTGA
- a CDS encoding TIGR02678 family protein has protein sequence MSSLADALSVSRADEFRRAARALLRRPIIRAAGQGSDDFTLIRRHTSELRAWFDRNTGWRLTVDSEVARLVKTVATTADHTHPARDVRSKQPFGRRRYVLLCLALATLERADAQITLGRLAEQVVLAAADPELTGAGITFTLQGREERTDLVSVVRLLLDLGVLSRVSGDEDAFVKDTGDVLYDVERRVLAGLLAAPRGPSTVQATAFEDRLAALTAELSPTTDELRNQRIRQQLTRRLLDEPVLYYDELTEAEFAYLNSQRGAITARIVELTGLKAEVRAEGIAMVDPADDLTDVRMPETGTEGHATLLLAEYLASSTGRAVLLTELHAKIREFAAENRSYWRRNSAEPGAETELTAAALVRLEALRLITMTAETVTARPALSRYALAEPTIQERR, from the coding sequence GTGAGTTCGCTGGCCGACGCCCTGTCCGTGTCCCGCGCCGACGAGTTCCGCCGGGCCGCCCGTGCCCTGCTCCGGCGTCCGATCATCCGCGCGGCGGGACAGGGGTCCGACGATTTCACCTTGATCCGCAGGCACACGAGTGAACTGCGCGCCTGGTTCGACCGCAACACCGGCTGGCGGCTGACCGTCGACAGCGAGGTCGCCCGGCTGGTCAAGACCGTCGCCACCACGGCGGATCACACCCATCCGGCCCGCGATGTCCGTTCGAAGCAGCCGTTCGGCCGCCGCCGTTACGTGCTGCTCTGCCTCGCGCTGGCGACCTTGGAGCGCGCCGACGCCCAGATCACGCTCGGCCGGCTCGCCGAGCAGGTCGTGCTGGCCGCGGCCGACCCGGAGCTGACCGGAGCCGGGATCACCTTCACCCTCCAAGGTCGCGAAGAGCGGACGGACCTGGTCTCGGTGGTCCGGCTCCTGCTCGATCTGGGCGTGCTCAGCCGGGTCTCGGGCGACGAGGACGCGTTCGTCAAGGACACCGGCGACGTCCTTTACGACGTCGAACGCCGGGTCCTCGCCGGGTTGCTCGCCGCGCCACGTGGCCCGTCGACCGTCCAGGCCACGGCCTTCGAAGATCGGCTCGCGGCTCTCACCGCGGAGCTCTCGCCCACCACGGACGAGCTGCGCAACCAGCGCATCCGGCAGCAGCTGACCCGGCGGCTCCTGGACGAGCCGGTGCTCTACTACGACGAGCTCACCGAAGCCGAATTCGCCTATCTGAACAGCCAGCGCGGTGCGATCACGGCCCGAATCGTCGAGCTGACCGGCCTGAAGGCCGAGGTCCGCGCCGAGGGCATCGCGATGGTCGACCCGGCCGACGACCTCACGGACGTCCGGATGCCCGAGACCGGAACCGAGGGCCACGCGACGTTGCTGCTCGCGGAGTACCTCGCGAGCAGCACTGGCCGGGCGGTGCTGCTCACCGAGCTGCACGCCAAGATCCGCGAGTTCGCCGCGGAAAACCGCAGCTACTGGCGGCGCAATTCGGCCGAGCCCGGCGCCGAAACCGAGTTGACCGCGGCGGCGCTGGTGCGGCTGGAAGCGTTGCGGCTGATCACCATGACCGCCGAGACGGTCACCGCTCGCCCGGCGCTGTCCCGCTACGCGCTGGCCGAACCGACGATTCAGGAACGCCGATGA